The genomic interval CGGTCATCTCGTTCAGGTGCGGCATGGGGTAGATGGTGCGGGCCTTGTTGCTCGTGCGGGTTTCCACGCGCTCCGTGATGGGCATGATGCTCGCTGAGGCGCCCGACACGTAACTGATGCTCCCGGTGGGTGCGACCGCCATGACGAACGAGTGCGCCAGGCCGTGCGCCTGGATGTCCGCCACGAGTTGCTGCCAGTCCTCGCGGGTGGGCAGGTGGTGCCCTTCGAACAGGGCCGCGATCTCCGGGGTGGTGGGGAGGAAGTCGTGGTGCAGGTACTGCGCGAAGTGCTCCCCACTCTGGTAGCGGCTGCCCTCGAAGCCCTGGAACACGAAGCCGGTGTCCCGCGCGATGGTCATGCTGGCCCGCCGGGCGTGGTAGTGCACGGCTGCGAAGTACACGTCCACGAATTCCAGCGCCTCGGGGCTGCCGTACACAATCTCGTTCTTTGCCAGGAAGGAGTGCAGGCCCATGGCGCCCAGGCCGATGGAGCGCATCTCGTCGTTGGCGCGTTTCACGGCCGGCACCTCGGTGATGCTGGTGGAGCGCGCCACGTTGTCGAGGAGGTGCACGGCGGCGCGCACCACGCGCCCGAGGTCGCCGCTGGCGAGGCTCTGCTCGATGACCAGCGAGGCGAGATTGCAGCTGACGTCCAGCCCCACCTGGTCGCGGTGCTCCTGCCCGTAGGGGTGGAAGGTGCTGGGCAGCGTAGGTTGCAGGATCTCACTGCACAGGTTGCTCATCTTGATCGTGCCGACGTTCGGGATGGGGTTGGCGCGGTTGGCGTTGCCCTCGAACAAAAGGTACGGGTAGCCGCTCTCGCCCTGGGTCACGGCGATCTCTTCGAGAATGCGCCGCGCGGAGACGCTCTTCTTGCGGATGCGGGGATTGGCGGCCAGCGCGTCGTACTCGCGGGTCCAGTCGATGCTGGTAAAGTCCCGGCCGGTCTCCTGGAACAGGGAGTGCGGGTAGAACTGGTAGATGTCCTCCCCGGCACGGGCCTTGAGCATGAAAATGTCAGGGACCGTGGCGCCCATCGAAAGGGTCTTCAGGCGGGCGTCCTCGTCGGAGGCGATTTTCTTGGCGCTCAGGGTGTCCAGGAAATCCGGGTGCATGACGCTGAGGTAGATGGCGCCCGCCCCGGGACGCTGTCCGGCCTGATCGGCGTAGCGGAGCATGTTGTCCAGCATCTTTGCGACGCCCATGACGCCCTTGGTGACGTTCTGAATGCCGCGCAGACTCTCGCCGCGCGCGCGGAGGTTGCTGACCTCCACGCCGATGCCGCCGCCACCCTTGCTGAGCTCGGCCACGAACGACAGGGTCTTGGTGATGGAATCCAGGTTGTCGGTGCAGTCCTGCAGCAGGAAGCAGCTCACGAGCCGCCCGGTGTTGGCCTTTCCGGAGTTCATCAGGGTGGGCGTGGCGGGCGTGAAGGTCTGCGTCACGAGGTGCTCCACGAGTTCCAGCGCCTGGGCGGCCGAGTCGCTGCGCGCCAGCGCGGTCACGCTCAGGCGGTCCTCGTAGCGTTCGAGCCACTGCGTG from Deinococcus taeanensis carries:
- the nrdE gene encoding class 1b ribonucleoside-diphosphate reductase subunit alpha, with amino-acid sequence MDPWIELNNRVLSGGVVDTSHDQEALKVYFREKVNPNTVTFASLEDKIAALTEKGVWDPAVFARYTPEEVQSVFGRAQSLNFRFRSFMGAYKFYSEYATMTPDRTQWLERYEDRLSVTALARSDSAAQALELVEHLVTQTFTPATPTLMNSGKANTGRLVSCFLLQDCTDNLDSITKTLSFVAELSKGGGGIGVEVSNLRARGESLRGIQNVTKGVMGVAKMLDNMLRYADQAGQRPGAGAIYLSVMHPDFLDTLSAKKIASDEDARLKTLSMGATVPDIFMLKARAGEDIYQFYPHSLFQETGRDFTSIDWTREYDALAANPRIRKKSVSARRILEEIAVTQGESGYPYLLFEGNANRANPIPNVGTIKMSNLCSEILQPTLPSTFHPYGQEHRDQVGLDVSCNLASLVIEQSLASGDLGRVVRAAVHLLDNVARSTSITEVPAVKRANDEMRSIGLGAMGLHSFLAKNEIVYGSPEALEFVDVYFAAVHYHARRASMTIARDTGFVFQGFEGSRYQSGEHFAQYLHHDFLPTTPEIAALFEGHHLPTREDWQQLVADIQAHGLAHSFVMAVAPTGSISYVSGASASIMPITERVETRTSNKARTIYPMPHLNEMTEWFYEEAYDMDQRRVLDTVAAAQKHVDQGISCTLFVPSTASTRTLQRYYLYAYGKGLKTLYYTRLRKVSIDECLNCAV